The segment ATTAAATGGACAAGAAGTTTTAAATAATAAAAAAGCGGAAGTGTCTAGTTTCCTAGAAAGATCAATTTTATTTAACGAAACTAAAGCTTTATTTAAACAATTTATAAATTCTTCCAATAGTGTTAATAGTTTAAATAATATTGATAATCAAATTAACGAATTCTTGTTAAGTTATCAAAAACTTCAAAACATTTCTTCTTCAAATTCACACATATACAATGTTCTTACAAGCTCATTTAAAAATTTAAATGCTGATAACTTTGATAAATATAAAGTGTTGTTCAAAAACATAAATGACACTTCTGATTTTATAAATAAATTTAAAGAAATTTTAGTTTCGCTTAAAAAAGCTCAAAACAATTTCTCACAAATTTCAAATCATAGTGAGTTAAAAAATGAATTCTTTAATTTTGTAAATCAAATCGATTCACTTCTTGCATCTTCGCATAAAATTGACCAAGATTTAATTAATTCAACGACACAGCAAATTAGTACTTTTGTGACTAATTTAGAGATCAAAGAAGCTAGAATGAATTTTGTAACTAAGTTAAATTCACTTAATGAATTTAAAAATCAATTAATTAATTCTAAAGGTGACTCAGATCCAGTTGTTATTAAAATCAATAATAAAATAAGTGAATTTAATAACTCTGTTGCTTCAAATACAAAAGAAGCTTATGAAAACCAGACACCAATGATTGAAAACTTTTTAACTCAAATGCAGCTTGAAAATAGTTTAAATGAGCTTAATAAAACAATAACTAAAGCTCAAGAATTTATTGATAACAACCAAAACGAAACAAACGAATCAATTGACAATTTAAAGGCTTTAATTGCTGAAATTCAGTCTCAAAAATCTTCATATAACTCTTTTAAAGTAGTTGAACAAAAAAATGAATACCTAAAAAGTGGCATTGAGCAAACAAGAAGAAATGTTGCTCTTACAAAGTATCAAAATTTAAAAGCAAAAGTTGATGTTTCACTTTTAAATTTTAAAGAGAAATATGCTAATAATTCTGAAGCAACTTTTGTCACTGAACTAGAACAATTTTTAGTTGATACAGACTCAAAAATTCAAAACAACCATTCAATTGAGCAAATTGTTTCTAATACCAATTTACTTAGCCAAAAGTATAATTGAGCATTAGAACAAAACATTTTGCTTACTAAAAAAGGCGATGAAAAAAACAAAAACTTATCGATTTTAAATCTTTTAATTAGCAAAAGCGAAGAGCTTCTTGCTCAAATGAAAACCTTTAATAACTTAAGTTCAAATTCTTCTACATACGAATCAAACATTAATAATATTAAAAACAATTTATCTAGTGCATCTAACCAAGATCTTAAGCAATACATAAATGATTTAAATGCTCAGTATACTTCAAATGAAGTATTAATTTTAGTTCAAAGGATTGACCAATTAATCCAAAAATTAAATGATAAAAAAATAAGCATTACTTCTAAATTCACAAAAGAAGATGCTATTGTTAAAAAAATAAGTTCAAAAATTACTAACTTAAATAATTTAAAAGCAAATTCAAATAAAGAAGAACTTTCAAACGCTTTAGAAGATCTTCCAGCATTTGAGACTGAAATTAATAATTTGGAAAACGATAAAGATCAAGCTTTAAGCAACTTTAATCAAGAACTTTTAGTAATTGAAAAACTAGCAGAACAAATTACTCCAAATAACAATTTTATCAGCGAGCAATTAGTTTCTCTTCATGGAAAATTCACTGATCTTAAAAATAAAACAAAAGTTAAAGATGAATTGGAAATTACAAGAGAAATTTCTAATTTACAAAACTTAAAAGCTAATGTATCGCTTCTTATAAAACAATCTAACTTACAGAAAACTATAAACAAAGTAAATGAAAAATTACACTTAATTTTGTCGCAATACACAAATATTGAAATGTTTGTCTCTGAAATTAGAGAAAAATTAGAACAAATTGCATCTATTTCATTTGTTATCAATGTAAAAGAAAACTTAATTGATGAGAATAATTTAAAAGCAGTAAATTTAATTAATGAAATTGAAAACAAAAGATTGCATCTTGAAGTTCAAAGAATTAAAAATGAAGCTTTAAATAGATTTCAAGTTGAGCAAGAAAAAACTCTTGAACTTCTTGAACAATATAGAGTTAAATTCCCTTATTTTAATAATTACCAAAATCAACTTTCAGAGTTTCTTTCACAAATTAATGCAGAGCTTCCTGGATATTCAGGTGAAGCGCTTCTTGCAAAAGTGCAAGAATTAAAAAATGAAAATGATAAACACAATGAAATTCAAATTAAAGAAGCTTTTAAAATTCAAAAAGAAAGAGCTAATGTAATTTTAGACAAACTTAAAACAGTTTCATATAATGCTTCTGATTTAAAAGATATTTATAACCAAAGCGTAAATACTCCTAATTTATCATTAACTAAAACTAAAGAATTAATTAATTCACTCGATAATTTAAGCACTAAATATGAATCTTTTTATAAAGAATTAATTGCGAATAACGCTAAAAAACAAAGACAATTAAAAGTTGATGAAATTAAGCAAAAGATGCAAGAATTAGATCAAGTTATCTCAAGTAATGAGATATATAACTCACTTGTAAATGATGCTCGATCACAAAATACTCAACTTCAAAATTGAAATTATGAATCTTTAAATGATTCAACTTTTGAAGAAGAATATAGAAATTGGCAAAGCGCTTTTGAACAATTAGAAAACAATAAATCTCAAATAGATGCTGAGCACCAAAAACAAGTTCAAAAAGCAAAAGAAAGATTAAATGCTGTTTTAAATGATTTTCAAGATATATTTACTTCTCACAACACAAGTGTTGAAGATGAAATTAAAAAACCTTTTATTGTTTACTTTAAACAAGTAAATCTAATTAAAGATCAAATGTCTCTAAATAAATTAGAAACAGAAATTGAGACTGCAAAAGAAAAATTAAATGAACTTAAAGATAAAATCGAATCTAGAAAAGTTTTAGAAAAAGAAGTTTCTGCATTAATTAATAAAATTAATCAACAATGATTTAGTAACAATAACTTTGTTGATTTAGATCAATATAAACAAAATTTCCGTGGTTTTGCAACTCTAAATTACCAAAATATGCAAAAAGAAAAACTTCAAGAAATCAAAACTGCTTTAATTTCATTTGAAAATTCTAATAGCAATAAAATAAATTCAATTATTACGTTTAGAAAAAAAATCGATGCTGATTTTAAATTGAATTTAAGTGAAGTAGATACTCTTTTAGAACATCTTTTAGGGTTTGAAAACTCACCATTAATTGATAGTTTTAAAAAGTATTCAAATGATTTAAAAACAATTGATGTATCTAAATTAACAAACCAACAATTTAATGAATTAAATGTAATGGTTAAAAAAGAAATTGACAAAATTTACAATAACTTTGTTGATAATAACGAATCTGATAAACTGAAATTAATTAGCTCAAATAAAGAGTTAATTAAAAATGATAATTTATCTGAGTTTCAAAAAGAAAAATTCTCAGAAATTAACTCACCACAAAATGAGTTTATAAATATCCAAAAATTAAACAGTGATATAAATGCTGTAAATCAAGCGATTAGCAACTTACAAACTGGTTCGTTAAATGATAAACAAATTGAATCCGAGAAAGAAAAAGCATCTCAAATTATTGATGCTGAAAAAGCTCAACAATTTACCCAAGAAAACAAGGATTTAAATAATTCAATGAAACAATTAAGAGAAGAATTAATACTTCTTGATCAAAAAGTCCAAAATGGTAATTTAAATTCAACTGATCTTAAAAAATACCAATCCCTTAAAGATGAAATCAACCTTGAGCAAAATATGGATAACGATCAAGACCAAGAAAAAATTAAAAAAATTAACCTATTTAAAGAGCAATTAGGAATTGTTTCTCAAAATAGCTCTTCTAGTTCAAAAAGTAATGCACTAGCAATAACATTGGCTGTTGTTTTCAGTTTATTTATTCCTTTTACTGGAGTTGGCCTTTTCTTCCTTAATAAAAAATTCGGATGAATTAAATTTAAAAAATAGTAATTAAAAAACGAATACACTTGAAAATAAGTGATATTCGTTTTTTTAATTCCCTTTAATAAGATAAAAGTTCTTTTTCCCCACATTTAAAAATGCATATTTATTTTGGTATTCTGGAGAGTTTAAAATAAATTCTTCATTAATTGCTTCTCCGTTGATTTTAATAGCTTTATTTTGGAGAAACTCTCTAGCTTCTCTTTTTGAGGACACAATTTTTTCAGCAACTAATTGCTCAAATAAACTTTGCCCAAAGTGCAAATTAACTACTTTTAAATTATCTTCAAGCTCACTTAATTGATCAAGTGAAAGCGATTTTAAATCAATGTTTTTATTAAATAACACCTCACTTGTTAATTGAGCTTTTTGAGCTTCTTTTTCACCATGTAAATCTTTAATAATTTCAAATGCCAATACTTTTTGAGCACTTCTTTGTGCTGGATTTTCTTTATGTTTTGTAATAACTTCTTCAATTTCTTCAATTGAAAGAAATGTTAATCATTTGAGTAATTTATCAACTTCTGAATCAGGTTGATTTAATAAAAATTGGTACATATCATATGGTTTTGTAGCTTGTTTATCAATTCACAAGTTTCCACCACCAGTTGATTTTCCAAATTTAACACCATTTGAGTCAGTTAATAAATTAATTGTAAGTCCTACAGCTTGATGTTCATCGCTAGTTTGTTTTGAAATAATTTCAAGTCCTGTTGTAATATTACCTCATTGATCTGAGCCACCAAATTGAACTTTAACATTGTTATTTTTGTAAAGTTGGTAAAAGTCTCATCCTTGGATTAATTGGTAAGTAAATTCAGTAAAGCTAAGTCCATTTTCAATTCTAGAAGCTACTGAATCTTTGTTAATCATATAGCTAATATTTACAAGTTTTCCTATATCTCTTAAAAAGCGCAGAATGTTCATTTCTTTGTAAAATTCATAATTATCAACTACAGTAAGGCCAAATCTCTCAAGTTGCTCACGGATTTTGTTTTTGTTTCTTTGAAGTGTTTCTTCATCTAAAAGTGAACGTTCTGAGTTTCTAAACGAAGGATCTCCAATCATTCCAGTTGCTCCACCGAGAACAGCTACTGCATTTCAACCAAGTTTTTTAAAACGTAATAAGTTGGCAATTTGAATGTAATTTCCAAGGTGAAGGCTTTCTGCTGTTGGATCAAATCCGCAGTAAACTCCGTCATTTTCTTTTAAATTTTTAAATTTGTCTTCATTAGAGATTTGTTTTAAAATACCTCTATTTCTTAATTCATTTAAAATTTCTTGCATTAGATTACAAAATCCTTTCCAATTTGTTCATTAGTCCCGAAAATGAGCCCTTCCTCTTCAAGACCTAATGTTTTATAACCTGTAAGCATTCCTTCACTTTCAACATCCATAAGTTTACCGAGCACAACTGAATCACCTTTAAAAGTAAATGAACCAGGTTTTGCCATTACTAAAACTTTACCTTCAGTTGACTCTAAGGTGTTAGTTACAATTTGAATATCTCTAACTCCATCAAAAACTGTAAGAACAAAAAGTTTTTCACTTTTTGGATGAACTTCTCTTTTTTTGATTTGAACATATACAAACTTTGGATCATTACTAATTTTTAATCCATTTTCAGTTGCGCATTGTTGTAAAAAACTTACTTCTTCATCATTTAAAGAGAAAAGGAAATGATTTTTTGGATTAGCAAAATGTTTGTTAAAAACATTGATTGAATTAACATTATTTTCTTCATCAACAAAGAAAACCATATTGTTTTTTTGATCGATATTTTTTTTAGTATTTTTCACTCTAGAATCAACAAAAACAACGCTATATTCTTGTGAATTTATCATTAAATTATTGGCTATTAACATAGTTTAATTTTATCAAATTTCAAATATAATAAGAGATATGAAAAATACTATAATAATTCTTGATTCATCATCTGGGTTTGATGCTCAAAAAGCTAAAGAAATTGGATTTGAATTCTTACCATTACAAATAGATATTGATGGTACAACGTATAAAGATGGTATAGATATTAAATCTGATAATCTTTTTGATATTTTTACACTTGATTCAAAGGTTGCAAAAACTAGCTCAACACCACTAGGATACATTCAAAGCTTATTTGAAAAACTTAGCAACGAGTATGAAAATGTAGTTTATTTCCCAATTTCTACACATCTTTCTAGCCAATATAAAATTGCTAAGAATTTAGAAAGCGGAATTAAAAACTTGCACGTTATTGAATCTCAAGACATTGCTCATTTAATTATAATTAAAGCGTTTCGTTTAAAAATGCTTCTTGAGCAAGGGATAAGCATAGAGCAAGCTATTGCGGAAGTTCAAAAATGAGATGAAAACTTTGATGTTACTTTAATCCCTAAATATAACGATTATTTAGTTAAAGGCGGGAGATTACACCCAGCTGCTGCTGCTCTTGCTAAGCTTTTTAAAATTGTTCCACTTATCAAGTTCGAAAAAGGACAGCTTCTTAAAGAGGGTAAGGGAAGAGTATTTTTAAAAGCAGTTTTCAATTCAATTGATGATAAAGCTTCAAAAGTAAATAATCTTAAAGATTATGATTTTATTTTACTTCATTCAAATAACCCAGAAATAAGTAAAGTAAAACAGTACATTCAAGAAAAATATAATTTAAATGTTTATACAGGAAATATCCCTTCTGTTGTTTCAATCCACACTGGCCCAGA is part of the Mycoplasmopsis gallinacea genome and harbors:
- a CDS encoding DegV family protein; the encoded protein is MKNTIIILDSSSGFDAQKAKEIGFEFLPLQIDIDGTTYKDGIDIKSDNLFDIFTLDSKVAKTSSTPLGYIQSLFEKLSNEYENVVYFPISTHLSSQYKIAKNLESGIKNLHVIESQDIAHLIIIKAFRLKMLLEQGISIEQAIAEVQKWDENFDVTLIPKYNDYLVKGGRLHPAAAALAKLFKIVPLIKFEKGQLLKEGKGRVFLKAVFNSIDDKASKVNNLKDYDFILLHSNNPEISKVKQYIQEKYNLNVYTGNIPSVVSIHTGPEAIVVILTKKIAPEVKAVL
- the tyrS gene encoding tyrosine--tRNA ligase — encoded protein: MQEILNELRNRGILKQISNEDKFKNLKENDGVYCGFDPTAESLHLGNYIQIANLLRFKKLGWNAVAVLGGATGMIGDPSFRNSERSLLDEETLQRNKNKIREQLERFGLTVVDNYEFYKEMNILRFLRDIGKLVNISYMINKDSVASRIENGLSFTEFTYQLIQGWDFYQLYKNNNVKVQFGGSDQWGNITTGLEIISKQTSDEHQAVGLTINLLTDSNGVKFGKSTGGGNLWIDKQATKPYDMYQFLLNQPDSEVDKLLKWLTFLSIEEIEEVITKHKENPAQRSAQKVLAFEIIKDLHGEKEAQKAQLTSEVLFNKNIDLKSLSLDQLSELEDNLKVVNLHFGQSLFEQLVAEKIVSSKREAREFLQNKAIKINGEAINEEFILNSPEYQNKYAFLNVGKKNFYLIKGN
- the tapR gene encoding TyrS-associated PheT N-terminal domain-related protein TapR, translated to MLIANNLMINSQEYSVVFVDSRVKNTKKNIDQKNNMVFFVDEENNVNSINVFNKHFANPKNHFLFSLNDEEVSFLQQCATENGLKISNDPKFVYVQIKKREVHPKSEKLFVLTVFDGVRDIQIVTNTLESTEGKVLVMAKPGSFTFKGDSVVLGKLMDVESEGMLTGYKTLGLEEEGLIFGTNEQIGKDFVI